The following are encoded in a window of Rhodothermaceae bacterium genomic DNA:
- a CDS encoding DUF1998 domain-containing protein has product MDYVEARNRLVAWLREQMIGPATEDAVVNENPLKLYPVGVLSPTESTSNPRIDDLKAIHPDGPSNAENDIDEALSYRRYYTAPSSVGFTFFVSRDAQLSITVSASRYKSRGERDESGRFVKQSYNRIELQPFEITIDKPSGTIKQAIWENRASIVLEPRLQTNGILCTLALSNLKRGPESLRHSDKAELYLFEVHLCCIVESGDLLELPRLAPSMMSEEELELELQYKERKIFGVGHGAAVDWNVSPRCITKIWSEFMPVVETPALSTNPQGDHDALDLKRLCDEDITTLLTTLRDFLDGYEKWIVKQRKIISGFADELERETGERMVKRMEVALKRMHQGVDLLEDDEYVAEAFRLANQTMLNQMQQADRIEGRDPSTNNYRWRSFQLAFLLTVLESAVQEKSSFRETMDLIWFPTGGGKTEAYLGLIAILIIWRRLNYGTMGGGTVAIMRYTLRLLTRQQFERAARMICALELIRQKDNRLEEEPFSVGFWAGTAVSPNTYDQAKKKVKAIADGSNSERFNFILTSCPWCGEELTKYGYVYTPDSFRFYCTNESNCDFGRRRDSKPQLPLPCQVVDHALYDAPPSLLISTIDKFARLPWIEGPYAFFGRNTRRSPELIIQDELHLVTGPLGSIAGVYEAGIETVIRELGVSPKYIASTATISEARKQVQSLYGRDIEVFPPPGLSCDDMYFATTDHSRPGRKYLGYLAPNLSRQESISPIMAALMAAPSVLFGENQNFADLAEAWWTMIVFNRSLRDVRTYHNEAFRGVRKAGMKFANKNHSQSENHETLDSIRERFQKPRISELTSLRSAEDCAITFKELEHPRNHAKCLDVVFATNMISVGLDVSRLALMVVNGQPQSAGEYIQVTGRIGRAEVPGLVIVNYYRTQARSLAHYENFRPFHESFHRFVETSSITPFTYQARKRALHAALVTTLRYLCNHLIGNAGALKIGEQEEEERQILTQLSNRFTNACLDPVTQTQVDEHLKRLYQTWCDKAEECKKRRRELCYYVRDDRNDADRLLKSAELSVKGVWDTLNSMRNVEESAKLNYGPHTVDVRFSNLLGSSGVGSIVPMGENTESFNSVVKDITLWPQDLLPDQELKYVTQISKHPNISNRRLIRPPVPIKRDDKFTNCIPAEKFPRWSYCIKCGLLSYYSLTVANKCPDESCDGITRQVHWVLVHRQGFLADVDWHYMAHGKKSKDCPRTNDRAYLKLIQEPKYLVQCTKCNRTGWQDIAQFGRKTWQQPWVREPAEEFIADSMAEVMYIGDSRMYQEEKHRSLVIPPESRIRRGSIVDLLYRNSDDQRKINQDQTDFQRKSVIKRIATKYGCGPKEIRDALAEIERGYPLYDEQVGADHLMQLEYDALSNPIPDQREDEDLVTTHHTLEWKERSGDHLPPEIVSLVNSLAAVERLRMVSVFLGFRRDAFRDQSRGSNMKGRPSLVPPDVFGTSDWLPADELYGEGIFFTLSEPLLQVWEEKVRIARQTDRELNKLLGRIDSSMKENDEVSKTPRFVLCHSLSHLLIRQLERNCGYPSASLKERIYVKDGERPMAGILIFVAVSDKHGSLGGLTEWAQPQKFYRLISRAFDASQWCSFDPVCCNPEDSKLEQLNGAACHACLMIPESSCCCNNKYLDRILINGNGKTLPSLLEINEL; this is encoded by the coding sequence ATGGATTACGTTGAGGCACGAAACCGCTTGGTTGCATGGCTGCGTGAACAAATGATCGGCCCCGCAACCGAAGACGCTGTTGTAAACGAAAACCCACTAAAACTTTATCCTGTGGGTGTGCTCAGTCCGACTGAGTCCACTTCAAACCCTCGCATTGATGACCTAAAAGCTATTCACCCGGATGGCCCTTCAAATGCAGAGAATGATATAGATGAAGCTCTTTCATATAGACGCTACTATACGGCTCCATCCAGTGTTGGGTTTACTTTCTTTGTGAGCCGTGATGCACAGCTTTCTATTACAGTATCTGCAAGCCGTTATAAAAGCCGAGGGGAAAGGGATGAGTCTGGGAGATTTGTTAAGCAGTCCTATAATCGTATAGAGTTGCAACCGTTTGAAATCACGATTGATAAGCCTAGTGGCACAATCAAACAAGCAATTTGGGAGAATCGAGCAAGCATTGTATTGGAACCACGCCTACAAACGAATGGAATCCTCTGTACATTGGCGCTATCAAATCTCAAAAGGGGTCCAGAAAGCTTGAGGCATTCCGATAAGGCAGAGTTATACCTTTTTGAAGTCCATCTCTGTTGCATCGTTGAGTCGGGAGATCTCTTAGAGCTCCCCCGCCTTGCTCCATCCATGATGAGCGAGGAAGAGCTTGAACTGGAACTTCAATACAAAGAGAGAAAGATATTCGGTGTCGGGCATGGCGCTGCGGTAGACTGGAATGTGAGCCCTAGATGTATTACCAAGATCTGGTCAGAGTTTATGCCAGTGGTAGAAACGCCCGCACTATCAACGAATCCGCAAGGAGACCATGATGCGCTTGATTTGAAGCGTTTATGCGATGAGGATATTACAACACTCTTAACCACGTTGAGGGATTTTTTGGACGGATACGAAAAATGGATTGTTAAGCAACGGAAGATTATTTCGGGGTTTGCTGATGAACTGGAGAGAGAAACAGGGGAACGCATGGTGAAGCGTATGGAAGTTGCATTAAAGCGTATGCACCAAGGCGTAGATCTGCTTGAGGATGACGAGTATGTTGCAGAGGCATTTCGCTTGGCAAATCAGACTATGCTGAATCAGATGCAACAGGCAGATAGAATTGAGGGACGGGATCCAAGCACAAATAATTACCGATGGAGATCATTTCAGTTAGCTTTTCTTCTGACCGTGCTCGAGTCTGCTGTTCAGGAAAAAAGCAGCTTTCGAGAAACCATGGACCTCATATGGTTTCCGACTGGCGGAGGGAAAACGGAAGCGTACCTTGGACTCATCGCAATCCTCATTATATGGCGCAGGCTTAATTATGGAACGATGGGAGGTGGTACCGTTGCAATCATGCGTTACACGTTGCGACTGCTGACCCGGCAGCAGTTTGAACGTGCTGCTCGAATGATCTGTGCACTTGAGTTGATTCGCCAAAAAGATAATCGTCTGGAAGAAGAACCGTTTAGCGTAGGATTTTGGGCTGGTACGGCAGTGAGCCCAAACACATACGATCAGGCGAAAAAGAAAGTGAAAGCCATTGCGGATGGCAGCAACTCTGAGCGTTTCAACTTTATCCTTACCTCCTGCCCCTGGTGTGGTGAGGAATTAACAAAATACGGGTACGTGTATACGCCTGACAGTTTCAGGTTTTACTGCACAAATGAATCCAATTGTGATTTTGGAAGACGCCGCGATTCCAAGCCACAACTCCCACTTCCCTGCCAAGTTGTAGATCATGCCTTATATGATGCTCCCCCATCACTTCTTATTAGTACGATTGACAAGTTTGCCAGACTTCCTTGGATTGAAGGGCCATACGCTTTCTTTGGCCGCAATACGCGGCGGTCCCCGGAACTCATCATTCAGGATGAACTCCACTTGGTAACTGGCCCTCTTGGGTCAATCGCTGGTGTTTATGAGGCAGGGATTGAAACGGTCATCAGGGAACTGGGCGTGAGCCCAAAATATATTGCCTCCACAGCTACAATCAGCGAAGCCCGCAAGCAGGTTCAGAGCCTATATGGGCGCGACATTGAGGTTTTCCCACCGCCAGGGCTCTCTTGTGACGACATGTATTTTGCTACTACAGATCATAGCCGACCAGGCCGTAAGTATCTGGGATATCTAGCACCAAATCTCAGTAGGCAAGAAAGCATCAGCCCGATTATGGCCGCACTGATGGCGGCACCAAGTGTTTTATTTGGGGAAAATCAAAATTTTGCAGATCTGGCAGAGGCGTGGTGGACGATGATTGTATTTAATCGCAGTCTAAGGGATGTGCGCACCTACCATAACGAGGCTTTCCGTGGTGTGCGAAAGGCAGGAATGAAGTTTGCCAATAAGAATCACTCTCAAAGCGAGAATCATGAGACGCTGGATTCGATTCGTGAGCGATTCCAGAAGCCTCGCATATCTGAACTCACCAGTCTCAGATCGGCCGAAGATTGTGCCATCACATTCAAGGAGTTAGAACATCCACGAAATCACGCGAAATGCCTTGACGTGGTATTTGCAACCAATATGATTTCTGTGGGACTTGATGTTTCGCGGTTGGCCCTGATGGTGGTCAATGGACAACCGCAATCGGCAGGGGAATACATTCAGGTTACGGGCCGTATCGGACGGGCCGAAGTGCCCGGTTTAGTGATCGTCAATTACTATCGTACACAAGCCCGAAGTCTTGCGCATTACGAAAATTTTCGACCATTCCACGAGTCATTCCATCGGTTTGTCGAGACTTCCAGCATCACCCCCTTCACCTATCAGGCACGGAAGCGAGCCCTTCATGCAGCTTTGGTCACCACACTTAGGTACCTGTGTAATCATTTGATTGGAAATGCTGGTGCACTTAAAATCGGGGAACAAGAGGAGGAAGAAAGACAGATCTTAACCCAATTAAGCAATCGGTTCACGAACGCATGTCTAGACCCGGTGACACAAACTCAAGTGGATGAGCATCTCAAACGGCTTTATCAAACCTGGTGTGATAAAGCTGAAGAGTGCAAGAAAAGACGCCGAGAACTGTGCTACTATGTAAGGGATGACCGGAATGATGCTGACCGCCTGCTTAAGAGTGCTGAGTTGTCTGTCAAAGGAGTATGGGATACATTGAATTCCATGCGAAATGTGGAAGAGTCGGCAAAATTAAATTATGGGCCTCATACGGTAGACGTGCGATTCTCGAACTTGCTGGGTTCATCAGGAGTCGGCTCCATAGTCCCTATGGGAGAAAATACAGAGAGTTTTAACTCGGTTGTGAAAGACATCACCCTTTGGCCTCAAGATTTACTGCCTGACCAAGAACTGAAGTATGTTACTCAGATCAGCAAGCACCCAAATATCAGTAACCGTAGACTTATCAGGCCGCCGGTCCCAATAAAGAGAGATGACAAGTTCACTAATTGTATCCCGGCAGAAAAATTTCCACGGTGGTCATATTGTATTAAGTGTGGACTGCTTAGTTATTACTCCCTGACCGTTGCAAATAAATGCCCCGACGAAAGCTGCGATGGAATCACGAGACAGGTTCATTGGGTTCTCGTACATCGGCAAGGCTTTTTAGCTGATGTGGACTGGCACTATATGGCACATGGGAAAAAGTCAAAAGATTGCCCCCGCACCAATGATCGGGCCTATCTCAAACTGATTCAGGAACCTAAATACCTAGTCCAGTGCACGAAATGTAATCGCACGGGTTGGCAAGATATAGCCCAGTTTGGGAGGAAAACGTGGCAACAGCCCTGGGTCCGCGAGCCTGCGGAGGAATTCATTGCCGATAGTATGGCAGAAGTCATGTATATCGGTGACTCCCGAATGTACCAAGAAGAGAAACACAGATCCCTAGTAATACCACCTGAATCACGCATTAGACGAGGTAGTATCGTTGATCTTCTGTATAGAAATAGCGATGATCAACGGAAAATTAACCAAGATCAAACAGACTTTCAGCGTAAAAGCGTGATAAAACGTATTGCAACAAAATATGGATGCGGTCCCAAAGAGATCAGAGATGCATTAGCGGAGATTGAACGTGGTTATCCTCTCTATGATGAACAAGTGGGCGCGGATCATCTGATGCAACTTGAATATGATGCACTTTCAAATCCCATTCCGGACCAACGGGAGGACGAAGATCTTGTCACGACACATCATACCCTAGAATGGAAAGAACGGAGTGGTGATCATTTGCCTCCTGAAATCGTGTCGTTGGTTAACAGCTTAGCTGCAGTTGAACGTCTACGAATGGTTTCTGTGTTTTTAGGGTTCAGGCGTGATGCCTTTAGAGATCAATCTAGGGGTAGCAACATGAAAGGAAGACCCAGTTTGGTACCCCCCGATGTTTTTGGTACTTCTGATTGGCTCCCCGCAGATGAATTATATGGTGAAGGAATATTCTTTACATTGAGCGAGCCTTTGCTGCAGGTTTGGGAGGAAAAGGTCCGAATAGCTCGACAAACCGACCGTGAACTGAACAAATTATTGGGGCGGATAGATTCCTCTATGAAAGAAAATGACGAGGTGTCGAAAACACCACGGTTTGTACTTTGTCATTCACTATCTCATCTACTGATTCGACAACTGGAGCGCAACTGTGGTTATCCATCTGCCTCTCTCAAAGAGCGTATATATGTAAAAGATGGTGAACGTCCCATGGCGGGGATTCTGATTTTTGTCGCTGTTTCTGACAAACATGGCTCGCTGGGCGGGCTGACGGAATGGGCTCAACCACAAAAATTTTATCGCTTGATTTCACGAGCGTTTGATGCCTCGCAGTGGTGTTCATTTGATCCGGTGTGTTGCAATCCAGAAGACAGCAAGCTTGAGCAACTAAACGGAGCAGCGTGTCACGCGTGTCTGATGATCCCCGAGTCAAGTTGCTGCTGTAACAACAAATACCTTGACCGAATTCTGATCAATGGAAACGGTAAAACTCTCCCATCACTTCTTGAAATAAACGAACTATAA
- a CDS encoding AAA family ATPase — MQTRKWKLPGVQDLTKDQEAALAYSAKGQHLVIGGPGTGKTVVMVMRAIQLRRQGTKHVFLVYNHMLHQASQQMAGEPFTSSTYMSWFCKKFREITGEYVPNLKPYEYDWTACVSIASEISGKHISLNEKELLIIDEGQDMPPGFYETLIYLGYENFFVAADQNQQIWGDRNSSRQDLEDVLAIDTTDVIELKHNFRNNYGIARLARAFYTGDPASPPPKLPDQQRRIYVPILYTFQNQPGVYIGIAKKIIKFFLRDRQKLIGVITPNHRVRKKYLDALKESAVLLSENSVKIYTYDSENKHVRFDEGCIVVLNAQSCKGLEFDAVVLADIHEHFIHRDDRDATKKLFYVMVSRACDAVFLLMKDDSSNQIHDILPKDVSVLQRKKIAASHA, encoded by the coding sequence ATGCAGACCCGTAAATGGAAACTGCCTGGGGTGCAGGATCTGACGAAGGATCAGGAGGCAGCACTAGCATACTCGGCCAAGGGACAGCATCTTGTCATTGGTGGCCCCGGTACAGGCAAGACAGTGGTTATGGTGATGCGAGCAATACAGCTCCGAAGACAAGGTACGAAACATGTTTTCCTGGTGTACAATCACATGCTGCATCAAGCAAGCCAACAGATGGCGGGAGAGCCGTTTACAAGCTCCACATATATGTCCTGGTTCTGCAAAAAATTCAGGGAAATTACAGGCGAATATGTGCCTAACTTAAAGCCATATGAATATGATTGGACGGCATGTGTAAGTATAGCAAGTGAGATATCAGGGAAACACATTTCATTGAACGAGAAAGAACTCCTCATCATTGATGAAGGGCAGGATATGCCTCCGGGCTTCTATGAAACACTGATTTACCTTGGTTATGAAAACTTTTTCGTTGCGGCGGATCAGAATCAACAGATCTGGGGAGATCGTAACAGCAGTCGTCAAGATCTTGAGGATGTACTTGCAATTGATACCACAGATGTAATAGAACTCAAACACAATTTCCGAAACAATTATGGAATTGCTCGCCTAGCGCGGGCATTCTATACCGGTGATCCGGCTAGCCCCCCACCTAAACTACCAGACCAACAAAGAAGAATCTATGTCCCGATACTGTACACCTTTCAGAATCAACCGGGGGTATACATTGGAATCGCAAAAAAAATCATCAAGTTCTTCCTCCGTGATCGTCAAAAACTCATTGGCGTGATTACGCCAAATCACCGTGTTCGGAAAAAATATTTAGATGCCTTAAAGGAGTCCGCGGTTTTGCTTAGCGAAAATTCCGTAAAGATCTATACTTATGACTCCGAGAATAAGCATGTCCGATTTGATGAGGGATGTATTGTAGTTCTCAACGCTCAATCATGCAAGGGACTTGAGTTTGATGCCGTCGTTCTGGCTGACATTCATGAACACTTCATCCACCGTGACGACCGGGATGCGACCAAAAAGTTGTTTTATGTGATGGTTTCGAGGGCATGTGATGCAGTATTTCTGCTAATGAAGGATGACTCCTCTAATCAAATTCATGACATCCTGCCAAAGGATGTATCTGTGTTACAACGCAAGAAAATTGCCGCCTCCCATGCCTAA
- a CDS encoding Gfo/Idh/MocA family oxidoreductase has protein sequence MKKLKVLVAGCGHMGTSHARAYHSMDAFEIVGLVSRTSSSRNRLSEELGGLHTYASFEHALAATTPDVVSINTYPDTHAKYVQMSLEANCHVFVEKPLAETAEEAQSLVDLAKKTDRKVVIGYILRVHPAWKKFISLAQQLGKPLVMRMNLNQQSSGAQWGTHRKLMDSMSPIVDCGVHYVDVMCQMTRARPAAVNAIGARLSDEIAPEMYNYGQLQVFFDDGSVGWYEAGWGPMMSETASFVKDVAGPLGSVSIIDEVKEQTDDIEGHTQTGGFKVHHSSRGEDGHFDRPDELIDTSDEPSHDELCALEQEFLLRAIQEDLDLTDHMQDAVSSLKIVLAADQAARERRTVTF, from the coding sequence GTGAAAAAACTTAAAGTACTTGTAGCTGGCTGTGGCCACATGGGGACCTCCCATGCACGCGCTTACCACTCCATGGATGCCTTCGAAATCGTTGGGCTTGTGAGTCGTACATCTTCATCTCGTAATCGACTCAGTGAAGAACTAGGCGGACTGCATACATATGCTTCATTTGAACATGCACTAGCCGCTACCACTCCCGACGTTGTCTCTATCAACACGTATCCTGATACCCACGCCAAATACGTACAAATGAGCCTTGAGGCAAATTGCCATGTATTTGTGGAGAAGCCTCTTGCTGAAACTGCAGAAGAAGCCCAGTCGCTCGTTGATCTGGCCAAAAAGACAGATCGAAAAGTCGTGATTGGATATATCCTGCGTGTACACCCGGCCTGGAAGAAATTTATTTCTCTCGCACAACAATTGGGGAAACCCCTAGTCATGCGCATGAACTTAAATCAGCAAAGTAGTGGCGCTCAGTGGGGTACGCATCGGAAATTAATGGATTCTATGTCCCCGATCGTAGACTGTGGGGTTCACTACGTAGACGTAATGTGTCAGATGACCCGTGCCCGTCCAGCAGCTGTTAACGCCATCGGAGCGCGACTATCAGATGAAATCGCGCCGGAGATGTACAACTATGGACAACTTCAGGTATTCTTTGATGATGGCTCTGTTGGTTGGTATGAGGCTGGTTGGGGCCCAATGATGAGTGAAACCGCTTCATTTGTGAAGGACGTGGCTGGCCCTCTCGGCTCTGTGAGTATTATTGATGAGGTAAAAGAGCAGACCGATGATATCGAAGGGCACACTCAAACAGGTGGGTTCAAAGTCCATCATAGCAGCCGAGGCGAAGACGGACACTTCGACCGTCCTGACGAATTGATTGATACGTCGGATGAGCCCTCACACGATGAGTTGTGTGCCCTGGAGCAGGAATTCCTGCTCCGTGCAATTCAAGAGGATCTTGACCTGACGGACCATATGCAAGATGCCGTCAGCAGCCTAAAGATCGTACTCGCAGCCGACCAAGCTGCACGTGAGCGGCGTACGGTTACATTCTAG
- the guaB gene encoding IMP dehydrogenase, whose product MKQSQTKDSSGVEQILTDKVTREGLTYDDVLLVPGRSSVMPREVKIDTWVTRKIKLNIPLLSAAMDTVTEARLAIAMAREGGIGVLHKNMSVEDQAIQVRRVKRSESGMIQDPITLAVESTVGDARALMARYSIGGIPVVDQEKHLVGIITNRDLRFQEDNRKPVRNVMTSTPLYTAPVGTTLEQAEEILQRHKIEKLPVVDNQGHLKGLITFKDIEKKRRHPFACKDSLGRLRVGAAVGVFGDMLERVDALVEAEVDFVVVDTAHGHSEGVLTAVESLKAQHSTLEILAGNVATAKGTEDLIAAGADGVKVGIGPGSICTTRVVAGVGVPQFSAVLECADAAKPHGVPIVADGGIKQTGDIPKALAAGASCIMIGSLFAAVEESPGETVIFEGRKFKSYRGMGSLGAMKQGSKDRYFQDAEDDIKKLVPEGIEGRVPYSGYLHEVIYQMVGGLRAAMGYCGGENLDAFRSKAEFVRITDSGLRESHPHSVHVTKEAPNYSYRR is encoded by the coding sequence ATGAAACAATCACAGACAAAAGATTCCTCTGGAGTGGAGCAGATTCTTACGGATAAAGTGACGCGCGAAGGGTTGACGTACGATGATGTGCTACTGGTTCCCGGAAGGTCAAGTGTGATGCCCAGAGAGGTCAAGATTGATACTTGGGTTACGCGCAAAATCAAACTCAACATTCCATTGCTCTCAGCGGCAATGGATACCGTCACGGAAGCAAGGCTGGCAATCGCCATGGCGAGAGAGGGAGGGATTGGAGTATTGCACAAGAATATGTCGGTAGAAGATCAAGCCATACAGGTACGTAGAGTCAAGCGTTCTGAAAGCGGGATGATCCAGGATCCGATCACGCTGGCAGTGGAGAGTACAGTGGGAGATGCCCGTGCACTCATGGCGCGTTACTCAATTGGGGGGATCCCCGTTGTAGATCAAGAAAAACATTTGGTTGGGATTATTACGAACCGGGACTTGAGGTTTCAGGAGGATAACCGGAAGCCGGTCCGAAATGTGATGACTTCGACACCGCTCTATACGGCACCTGTGGGAACAACGCTTGAGCAAGCTGAGGAGATTCTTCAGCGACATAAGATCGAAAAACTGCCCGTTGTGGACAACCAAGGGCATCTCAAAGGACTGATCACGTTCAAGGATATCGAAAAGAAGCGACGCCACCCTTTTGCATGCAAAGATTCCTTGGGCCGCCTACGTGTTGGAGCTGCAGTCGGGGTGTTCGGAGATATGTTAGAGCGTGTGGATGCGCTCGTGGAGGCAGAAGTTGACTTTGTTGTGGTCGACACTGCTCATGGACATTCTGAAGGAGTTCTAACAGCAGTAGAAAGTTTGAAAGCGCAGCACAGTACGCTTGAGATTCTTGCCGGGAATGTAGCTACCGCGAAAGGAACGGAGGACTTGATTGCAGCGGGTGCAGATGGGGTCAAGGTGGGAATTGGACCTGGATCAATCTGTACGACAAGGGTCGTTGCCGGAGTAGGTGTCCCTCAGTTTAGCGCTGTGCTTGAATGTGCGGATGCTGCGAAGCCGCATGGGGTTCCAATTGTAGCGGATGGGGGGATCAAACAAACGGGAGATATTCCCAAAGCTTTGGCGGCCGGTGCGTCATGTATTATGATTGGGAGTCTGTTTGCGGCAGTGGAGGAAAGCCCCGGAGAGACCGTAATCTTTGAGGGGCGAAAGTTCAAATCCTATCGGGGAATGGGCTCTTTGGGAGCAATGAAACAGGGAAGTAAGGATAGATATTTTCAGGATGCAGAGGACGACATCAAGAAGCTGGTCCCTGAAGGTATTGAAGGCAGAGTCCCTTACAGTGGCTATCTGCATGAGGTGATCTACCAGATGGTTGGTGGACTGAGGGCTGCAATGGGGTACTGCGGAGGCGAAAACCTAGATGCGTTCCGTTCCAAGGCTGAGTTTGTAAGAATTACCGACAGCGGGCTCCGTGAAAGCCATCCGCATAGCGTACATGTCACGAAGGAGGCCCCGAACTACAGCTATCGCAGGTAA
- a CDS encoding rRNA pseudouridine synthase produces MARAKAAKAQDRALEAGRLNRYIARAGICSRRSADGLIERGQVQVNGQVVREYWYQVKKGDKVSVNGKVISPRQYIYILLNKPKDTITTVKDQKERKTVLDLINMDGGISGLFPVGRLDRNTTGALLLTSDGDLGHRLMHPSFQIPKQYLVRTTEPVRPEQLDQLRRGIELEDGLATCDQAAYIQSRNPFEIGIELHEGRNRQIRRMFAALGNKIVALERTSYAGLTTRHLRRGTWRELRENEIRKLYRMVGQHNRS; encoded by the coding sequence ATGGCACGAGCGAAGGCGGCTAAAGCACAAGATCGGGCATTGGAAGCTGGGCGGCTGAATCGTTACATCGCACGCGCTGGGATTTGCTCGCGACGAAGTGCAGATGGACTCATCGAAAGGGGCCAGGTTCAGGTGAATGGACAGGTTGTGCGCGAGTACTGGTATCAGGTCAAGAAAGGAGATAAGGTCAGTGTCAACGGGAAAGTGATCTCGCCACGACAGTATATATACATACTCCTGAATAAGCCCAAGGACACAATCACTACCGTCAAAGATCAAAAAGAGCGGAAAACAGTTCTAGACTTGATTAACATGGATGGAGGGATCAGCGGATTGTTTCCTGTGGGGCGACTTGACCGCAACACAACGGGCGCGCTACTCTTGACCTCAGATGGAGATCTAGGACACCGGCTAATGCATCCAAGTTTCCAAATCCCGAAGCAGTACCTAGTACGTACGACAGAGCCGGTCCGTCCAGAACAGCTGGATCAACTTCGCCGTGGTATTGAGTTGGAAGATGGCCTAGCCACCTGTGATCAAGCTGCTTATATCCAATCAAGAAATCCCTTCGAAATCGGCATTGAATTGCATGAAGGAAGAAATCGTCAAATCCGGCGGATGTTCGCTGCGCTTGGCAATAAAATTGTGGCTCTGGAACGAACATCTTACGCCGGATTAACAACACGCCATTTACGACGCGGAACATGGCGTGAGCTCAGAGAAAACGAGATACGTAAATTATATCGTATGGTAGGTCAGCATAATCGGTCATGA
- the scpB gene encoding SMC-Scp complex subunit ScpB, which yields MCDNKQKASNAEVTLGMVLEALTFAAETPVSVGQICSVYAEVTASDVLPSEETVEEAVENLNASLEQEGRALRIQYWAGGLRMATTATVAPFLEAFFQREQARRLTRPLMETLAIIAYKQPSTKVEVDTVRGVDSGYAIRKLLSLDLLSIIGRADVPGRPILYTTTDRFLEEFGLSDLDGLPNLRQAEELLGDSNFDQERLNLLIPNGLDDNGQSRTNNSSDDQATT from the coding sequence ATGTGTGATAACAAGCAGAAAGCTTCTAATGCAGAAGTAACCTTGGGTATGGTTCTGGAAGCTCTGACATTCGCTGCAGAAACCCCGGTAAGTGTGGGGCAGATCTGTAGTGTTTATGCTGAGGTAACTGCGAGCGATGTTCTTCCAAGTGAGGAAACGGTGGAGGAGGCGGTGGAAAACCTCAATGCCTCTCTTGAACAAGAAGGGCGTGCTCTGCGGATTCAATACTGGGCCGGTGGACTACGCATGGCAACCACAGCTACCGTTGCACCATTTTTGGAAGCTTTTTTCCAGCGTGAGCAAGCACGTCGCTTAACGAGGCCGCTAATGGAGACATTGGCCATTATTGCCTATAAGCAGCCATCAACAAAAGTAGAGGTGGATACGGTTCGCGGAGTAGATTCAGGGTATGCAATCCGAAAATTACTGTCACTGGATCTGCTGTCTATCATCGGACGAGCAGATGTTCCCGGACGACCTATACTGTATACGACTACGGATCGGTTCCTAGAAGAGTTTGGATTAAGTGATTTAGATGGACTGCCGAACCTGCGTCAGGCAGAAGAATTGCTCGGAGATTCGAATTTTGATCAAGAGCGTTTAAACCTGTTAATACCAAACGGCCTGGACGATAACGGTCAGAGCCGTACCAATAACTCATCCGATGATCAGGCAACAACCTAA